From Rhea pennata isolate bPtePen1 chromosome 37, bPtePen1.pri, whole genome shotgun sequence, a single genomic window includes:
- the SALL2 gene encoding sal-like protein 2 translates to MAEPGGSPAAAAAPSSSSCSSEPLGMDAEPPPPPLDIPLLLEELRVLQQRQLHQLQLTEEICRQVLLLGAPAAPKAAPALFAAPKAEPPRAPASGTPPKPAFFHLYRPWGAKAEAAAFPAFPALARESSLRPRNEAEEKVGGGGRHRCRFCAKAFGSDSALQIHLRSHTGERPYKCNVCGNRFTTRGNLKVHFHRHRDRYPHVQMNPHPVPEHLDYLLAGRPAAPAEKSDTAEKPAPKAPVAAEGLPLLPQPLPGFGKLVLLKAAEEKAKGDENTPPGKLPAWALLANHFKGGHHHHHTAAAFPFLLEPLVAAPSETSKLQQLVEKIDPPGTTVVAAAATEAPGTAAAAGLPSSSVPNQCPVCRRVLSCPRALRLHAGQHAGAERPFRCKACGRAFSTRGNLRAHAAAHRVGPATAATAARPRNSCPICQKMFADAPGLQHHVRLHLGGQIPNGGPAPARQPEELSEEEDEEEEEEEEDASEEESTESGPEKPPAEEEEHEDQEEEEEEGEGRRRVGSPPQAMEGAGEPTVEEGGAHGREEAPEEPQASPAKENAHDGTAARKPGQAPPCWSCSPAPCARPPAPDVPPPPPPPPTTTTTTTTMTSRGAVKPPDFPARPPPPALSFWSQYSAFVAAGTKAARTRPAPAEAAAPLPPGPVDK, encoded by the exons ATGGCCGAGCCAGGAG GCTCCCCAGCCGCTGCcgctgctccttcctcctcctcctgctcctcagaGCCGCTGGGCATGGACGCGgagccgccgccaccgccgctgGACATCccgctgctgctggaggagctgcGGGTGCTGCAGCAGCGGCAGCTCCACCAGCTGCAGCTCACAGAGGAGATCTGCcgccaggtgctgctgctgggtgccCCGGCTGCCCCCAAAGCCGCCCCAGCCCTCTTTGCCGCCCCCAAAGCcgagccgccgcgggccccggcgtccgggacGCCCCCCAAGCCTGCCTTCTTCCACCTCTACCGCCCGTGGGGGGCGAAAGCCGAGGCGGCGGCATTCCCAGCGTTCCCGGCGTTGGCACGGGAGAGCTCGCTGCGCCCCAGGAACGAGGCAGAGGAGAAGGTCGGTGGTGGCGGGCGGCACCGCTGCCGCTTCTGCGCCAAGGCCTTCGGCAGCGACAGTGCCCTGCAGATCCACCTGCGCTCGCACACCGGCGAGCGGCCCTACAAGTGCAACGTCTGCGGCAACCGCTTCACCACCCGCGGCAACCTCAAGGTCCACTTCCACCGCCACCGCGACCGCTACCCTCACGTCCAGATGAACCCCCACCCCGTGCCTGAGCACCTCGACTACCTGCTGGCtggccgccccgccgccccggcagAGAAGAGCGACACTGCCGAGAAGCCAGCACCGAAGGCGCCGGTGGCCGCCGAGGGGCTCCCACTGCTGCCCCAGCCCTTGCCTGGCTTCGGCAAGCTGGTGCTGCTcaaggcagcagaggagaaggcCAAGGGGGATGAAAACACCCCACCGGGCAAGCTGCCCGCCTGGGCCTTGTTAGCCAACCACTTCAAAGGTggacaccaccaccaccacaccgCTGCCGCGTTCCCCTTCCTCTTGGAGCCACTGGTGGCAGCCCCCTCGGAGACCTccaagctgcagcagctggtggAGAAGATCGACCCGCCAGGGACCACCGTGGTGGCAGCTGCCGCCACCGAGGCCCCGGGGACAGCGGCAGCTGCTGGGCTGCCGTCCTCCTCTGTGCCCAACCAGTGCCCGGTGTGCCGGCGGGTGCTGAGCTGCCCCCGGGCGCTGCGGCTGCACGCAGGGCAGCACGCGGGTGCCGAGCGCCCCTTCCGCTGCAAGGCCTGCGGCCGGGCCTTCTCCACTCGCGGCAACTTGCGGGCCCATGCAGCCGCCCATCGAGTTGGCCCGGCCACCGCTGCcaccgccgcccggccccgaAACTCCTGCCCCATCTGCCAGAAGATGTTTGCCGATGCCCCGGGTCTCCAGCACCATGTCCGCCTGCACCTGGGTGGACAGATCCCCAATGGTGGCCCGGCACCAGCCCGCCAGCCCGAGGAGCTCTCcgaggaggaggatgaggaagaggaggaggaggaggaggatgcttCTGAGGAGGAGTCCACCGAGAGTGGGCCTGAGAAGCCCCCcgctgaggaggaggagcatgaggatcaggaagaggaagaggaagaaggtgaaGGTCGTCGCCGGGTGGGCAGCCCCCCGCAAGCCatggagggagctggagagcCCACAGTGGAGGAAGGAGGTGCGCATGGCAGGGAGGAGGCGCCGGAGGAGCCACAAGCCAGCCCAGCCAAGGAGAATGCTCACGACGGGACTGCGGCCAGGAAGCCTGGGCAG gcgCCCCCAtgctggagctgcagcccggcacCTTGTGCCCGCCCACCAGCCCCAGATGTCCCTCCACCGCCGCCACCACCGCCAACGACTACAACGACGACAACGACAATGACGAGCCGCGGGGCTGTCAAACCGCCTGACTTCCCAGCCCGGCCGCCGCCACCGGCCCTCTCCTTCTGGAGCCAGTACAGCGCCTTCGTGGCAGCCGGCACCAAGGCGGCCCGCACCCGCCCGGCGCCTGCTGAGGCCGCAGCGCCCCTGCCGCCCGGCCCTGTCGACAAGTAG
- the METTL3 gene encoding N6-adenosine-methyltransferase catalytic subunit, producing the protein MSDTWSSIQAHKKQLDSLRERLQRRRKQDPLDPRHPELALAPPSRSASPAPPAPATAGAAGAAGSGGEAPELATDPALERRLLRHLADLALPLPTDALAICRAIATPEAPVTQRSVESLLQKFAAQELIEVRRGLLHEEAAQPTLVTYADHAKLSAMTGAVAERKRRAEPGGPGGPPAGASPASEPGKEPTKKWRKQASDVDREIESLLSQQSTKEQQSKKVSQEILELLNTTTAKEQSIVEKFRSRGRAQVQEFCDYGTKEECMKATDAERPCRKLHFRRIINKHTDESLGDCSFLNTCFHMDTCKYVHYEIDACSDAGAPGGREHNPGQELALPQAVSGDASVDRLFPPQWICCDIRYLDVSILGKFAVVMADPPWDIHMELPYGTLTDDEMRRLNIPVLQDEGFLFLWVTGRAMELGRECLNLWGYERVDEIIWVKTNQLQRIIRTGRTGHWLNHGKEHCLVGVKGNPQGFNRGLDCDVIVAEVRSTSHKPDEIYGMIERLSPGTRKIELFGRPHNVQPNWITLGNQLDGIHLLDPDVVAQFKQHYPDGIISKPKNM; encoded by the exons ATGTCGGACACGTGGAGCTCGATCCAGGCCCACAAGAAGCAGCTGGACTCGCTGCGGGAGCGGCTCCAGCGGCGGCGAAAGCAGGACCCACTCG ACCCACGTCACCCAGAGCTGGCACTGGCCCCACCATCCCGCagcgccagccccgcgcccccggcccctgCGACAGCCGGAGCAGCCGGAGCAGCCGGCAGTGGTGGAGAAGCGCCGGAGCTGGCCACGGACCCGGCGCTGGagcggcggctgctgcggcaCCTGGCCGACCTggcgctgccgctgcccacCGACGCCTTGGCCATCTGCCGCGCCATCGCTACG CCGGAGGCGCCAGTGACACAGCGCAGTGTAGAGAGCTTGCTGCAGAAGTTCGCTGCCCAGGAGCTCATCGAGGTGCGCCGGGGGCTGCTGCATGAGGAGGCCGCCCAGCCCACCCTGGTCACCTACGCCGACCACGCCAAGCTCTCGGCCATGACTGGTGCCGTGGCTGAGCGCAAGCGCCGTGCCGAGCCTGGTGGCCCCGGTGGCCCTCCTGCTGGTGCCTCGCCTGCTTCCGAGCCCGGCAAGGAGCCAACCAAGAAGTGGCGCAAGCAGGCGTCCGATGTTGACCGGGAGATCGAGAGCTTGCTCAGCCAGCAGTCCACTAAGGAGCAGCAGAGCAAGAAG GTGAGCCAGGAGATCTTGGAGCTGCTCAACACCACCACAGCCAAGGAGCAGTCCATCGTAGAGAAGTTTCGCTCACGGGGCCGGGCCCAGGTGCAGGAGTTCTGCGACTATGGCACCAAGGAGGAGTGCATGAAGGCCACTGACGCCGAGCGGCCCTGCCGCAAGCTCCATTTCCG GCGCATCATCAACAAGCACACGGACGAGTCGCTGGGCGACTGCTCCTTCCTCAACACTTGCTTCCACATGGATACCTGCAAGTACGTCCACTATGAGATTGATGCATGCTCCGACGCTGGGGCACCGGGTGGCCGCGAGCACAACCCCGGCCAGGAGTTGGCCTTGCCCCAGGCTGTCAGCGGCGATGCCAGCGTCGACCGCCTCTTCCCCCCACAG TGGATCTGCTGTGACATCCGCTACCTGGATGTCAGCATCCTGGGCAAATTTGCCGTGGTCATGGCCGACCCGCCTTGGGACATCCACATGGAGCTGCCCTACGGCACGTTGACTGACGATGAGATGCGGCGCCTTAACATTCCTGTGCTGCAGGATGAaggcttcctcttcctctgggTCACTGGACG GGCCATGGAGCTGGGACGTGAGTGCCTCAACCTTTGGGG GTACGAGCGGGTGGACGAGATCATCTGGGTGAAGACGAACCAGCTGCAGAGGATCATCCGCACAGGGCGCACAGGCCATTGGCTCAACCATGGCAAGGAGCACTGCCTG GTGGGGGTGAAGGGAAACCCACAGGGTTTCAACCGCGGGCTCGACTGCGACGTCATCGTGGCAGAG GTCCGCTCCACCAGCCACAAGCCCGATGAGATCTACGGCATGATCGAGCGCCTCTCGCCTGGCACCCGCAAGATCGAGCTCTTTGGCCGCCCCCACAACGTGCAGCCCAACTG GATCACACTGGGGAACCAGCTGGACGGCATCCACCTTCTCGACCCCGACGTAGTGGCCCAGTTCAAGCAGCATTATCCTGACGGCATCATCTCCAAGCCCAAAAACATGTAG
- the TOX4 gene encoding TOX high mobility group box family member 4, translated as MEFPGGNDNYLAITGTAHPFLTGAETFHTPSLGDEEFEIPPIALDADPSLAVSDVVGHFDDLGDPGSAADAGFSAQYGVQALDMPVGMSHSLMEQGGGLLSGGLSMELDHSMGAQYSANPPVTIDVPMAAMSPGGLLGHGQLTTIDQSELSSQLGLSLGGGSNGSGSTGAAAGAAVLPPAPARSPQERLSPAPSPAGSLQEDEAEEFRRQAPAQKTPTPPPPPTTATATLVLDPGRKQKPPKKQKKKKDPNEPQKPVSAYALFFRDTQAAIKGQNPNATFGEVSKIVASMWDSLGEEQKQVYKRKTEAAKKEYLKALAAYRATIQTSVETVELDPGPTSPAAPPAASPAPEASPAAPAPAPPPSITKIIIPKQMLPSSLAVSSQGGVVTVIPATVVTSRGGLQLGAAAGATQIVTRSVLQAAAAAAAAQQQQQQQLPRLQPPPLQQMPPPQPPAQQVAVLQPPPPLQAMQQPPAQQKARLHLQQPQPPPLQIKILPPPALQIQPLALAAEEEEVASPERTTAASAAELQGSPEPVEMIAADVVPEVESPTQMAVELVAESPAAESPRPRCVRSGCENPPVASSDWDNEYCSSECVVKHCRDVFLAWLASRNSSNSVVFVK; from the exons ATGGAG TTCCCTGGAGGCAACGACAACTACCTGGCCATTACTGGCACTGCTCACCCGTTCCTGACAGGGGCTGAG ACCTTCCACACGCCCAGCCTTGGCGATGAGGAGTTTGAGATCCCCCCCATTGCCCTGGACGCCGACCCCTCACTGGCTGTCTCTGATGTGGTGGGCCACTTTGATGACCTGGGTGACCCCGGCAGCGCCGCTGATGCTGGCTTCTCTGCCCAGTACGGGGTGCAGGCACTGGACATGCCGGTGGGCATGAGCCACAGCCTGATGGAGCAGGGCGGCGGGCTGCTCTCTGGCGGCTTGTCTATG gagctGGATCATTCCATGGGGGCACAATACAGCGCCAACCCACCGGTGACCATAGACGTGCCCATGGCGGCCATGAGCCCCGGCGGGCTGCTGGGCCACGGGCAGCTTACCACCATCGACCAGTCAGAGCTGAGCTCGCAGCTGGGACTCAGCTTGGGTGGCGGCAGTAATGGCAGCGGCAGCACCGGAGCCGCTGCTGGAGCCGCTGTGCTGCCGCCTGCACCAGCCCGTTCACCCCAGGAGCGCCTCTCCCCTGCACCGTCCCCTGCCGGCTCCCTGCAGGAAGACGAGGCCGAGGAATTCAGGCGG cAAGCCCCAGCCCAAAAGACACCAACACCACCGCCGCCACCCACCACTGCCACGGCCACACTGGTGCTGGACCCAGGCCGCAAGCAGAAGCCTCccaaaaagcagaagaagaagaaggacCCCAACGAGCCGCAGAAGCCCGTCTCTGCATACGCCCTCTTCTTCCGCGACACACAGGCTGCCATCAAAGGCCAGAACCCCAATGCTACCTTTGGCGAGGTCTCCAAGATCGTGGCCTCCATGTGGGACAGCCTGGGCGAGGAGCAGAAGCAG GTTTACAAGCGGAAGACGGAGGCAGCCAAGAAGGAATACCTGAAGGCGCTGGCTGCCTACAGGGCCACTATCCAG ACCTCGGTGGAGACAGTGGAGCTGGACCCTGGCCCGACGTCGCCAGCCGCGCCGCCAGCTGCCTCACCGGCCCCAGAGGCctcgccggcggcccccgcgccagccccgccgcccaGCATCACCAAAATCATCATCCCCAAGCAGATGCTGCCCTCCTCACTGGCTGTCTCGTCGCAGGGTGGCGTGGTGACTGTCATCCCTGCCACAGTGGTGACCTCGCGGGGCGGGCTGCAgctgggggcggcggcgggggccacGCAGATCGTTACCCGCTCggtgctgcaggcagctgctgccgccgctgccgcacaacagcaacagcagcagcagctgccccgTCTGCAGCCACCGCCACTGCAGCAGATGCCGCCGCCACAGCCCCCTGCGCAGCAggtggctgtgctgcagcccccgccgccgctgcagGCCATGCAGCAGCCGCCAGCGCAGCAGAAAGCCCGCCTCCacctgcagcagccacagccaccaccactgcAGATCAAGATCCTGCCGCCACCAGCGTTGCAGATCCAGCCGCTGGCActggcagcagaggaggaagaggtggcCAGCCCCGAGCGCACCACTGCTGCCAGCGCTGCCGAGCTGCAGGGCTCGCCGGAGCCCGTGGAGATGATTGCGGCCGACGTGGTGCCTGAG GTGGAGTCGCCCACGCAGATGGCAGTGGAGCTGGTGGCCGAGTCGCCAGCGGCAGAGTCACCGCGGCCACGGTGCGTGCGCTCGGGCTGCGAGAATCCACCAGTGGCCAGCAGCGACTGGGACAACGAGTACTGCAGCAGCGAGTGTGTGGTGAAGCACTGCCG GGACGTCTTCCTCGCCTGGCTGGCATCCCGCAACTCCAGCAACAGCGTGGTCTTCGTGAAATAG
- the RAB2B gene encoding ras-related protein Rab-2B, translating into MSYAYLFKYIIIGDTGVGKSCLLLQFTDKRFQPVHDLTIGVEFGARMIGIDNKQIKLQIWDTAGQESFRSITRSYYRGAAGALLVYDITRRETFNHLTSWLEDARQHSSSNMVIMLIGNKSDLESRRDVRKEEGEAFAREHGLVFMETSAKTAANVEEAFIDTAKEIYRKIQQGLFDVSNEANGIKIGPQQPMGTTPGSTARRGTPGSGDSSGCC; encoded by the exons ATGTCTTATGCGTAtctcttcaaatacatcatCATCGGCGATACCG GCGTTGGGAAgtcctgcctcctgctgcagTTCACAGACAAGCGCTTCCAGCCTGTCCACGACCTGACCATTG GTGTCGAATTCGGGGCACGCATGATTGGCATTGACAACAAGCAGATCAAGCTGCAGATCTGGGACACG GCTGGACAGGAATCTTTCCGCTCGATCACGCGTTCCTATTAccggggagcagccggggcgCTGCTGGTTTACGACATTACCAG GCGCGAGACCTTCAACCATTTGACATCCTGGCTGGAAGATGCCCGTCAGCACTCTAGCTCCAACATGGTGATCATGCTTATTGGGAACAAGAG CGACCTGGAGTCGCGGCGGGACGTGCGGAAGGAGGAGGGTGAAGCTTTTGCCCGGGAGCATGGACTGGTCTTCATGGAGACGTCAGCTAAAACGGCAGCCAACGTTGAAGAG gctTTTATCGACACAGCCAAGGAGATCTACCGCAAGATCCAGCAGGGCTTGTTTGACGTGAGCAATGAG GCCAATGGCATCAAAATTGGCCCACAGCAGCCCATGGGGACCACGCCGGGATCCACTGCCCGACGTGGCACGCCAGGCTCGGGAGACAgttctggctgctgctga